The nucleotide sequence GGACAGCAGCAGCAAGGCAGAGAAAAGAGAGAGCAGCAACAGAAGGTTCCTGGGAGAGGGAGCAGCAGCAGATCACGGGAAAAGGAGTAGCAGGAGGAGTGGAGATCAGCAAGGGGGCGAAGTAGGAGAAGAGCAACAGTaaagggattgaaggaggagaagAGAGGTGGAGGAgcagcaaggggaagaagaagggcagcagcaaggcaggggaagaagaaggcagCGGCAGAAGGCAAGGTCGCGCGGGGCACCAGACCCCTGGTCTGGTAGGGCGCACGAGCGATGATGGTGAAGGGGTGGCGCTGATGGATGGTGCAGCGGCGCGAGGTGGTGATGGAGTGGATGGATGGTGGTGTATGGAGGTGCTGGTGGACGGAGGGCGCGGTGGAGCGGTGGCGCGCTGCCACGCCGGCCTGGCCGCGGCGACGGCCAGAGGTGGAGAAGGTtgggggagagggagatggagatgcCAGGCTCGATTTGGGAATGGATGCATCTAGGGATTTTGATCCCCATCTGATCTGCCACTTTTATGATTTGGCCCTCCTCTTCTATTCATTTCTTCCCAAGAAGATCCCCTTCTTCTTTTAGTTTGCTCCCCTAGATACTTCTTTTCTTCTCACTGAAGTCCTTGACATATTTCTTTCATGCCCTTCTCTCTTCTGGTTAGCCATGTATTCGGAATCTTGATgattatagtgcctttgcgcacttttctgcaaaagaaacaagtGACAAGTAAATGAATCCTTTATATGATTCTCATTAAAATATGCGGTAATTCATAGCAAGAATTGATTGTCAGATCACAACAGATGCTATATTTGGGTGTcaaattatatatatgaaatgtgcttatcaagttcccccacacttaaatctttgcttgtcctcaagcaatggCAAATGACAGGAGCAAGAATGTGAACCGTGAGCTGACTAGAGAATGCCAAGTGAAGTAGATCTCCAAACAATGCATGCTTTGGACTTAGCTAGTGAAAATCAATGGTTAGGAGTGCTTCAAAGCGGTAGGATACTAGTAGACTTGACCATTTTAAACTTTTACAATGATAAAAGAGGATCAACAAGTTTAAGTGATGACTATGCCAAatggttcctaaagagagcatgatcccgAGAACAAAAAGAACTGGAATTAAATCTTGTGATCAAATCACTTATTTACAGAGATAAAGCAATGATTATATTATTATTAGTCTCACcataggaacataccaccgatcccgagaacatgatatacacccggctcgaccaattattagttttttttgttttcctccccaaaggaacataccaccgatcccgagaacatggtatacacctggttcgacaattacATTTTTTTAACATAATTAACTCCTATCCGATCCAACCAGATTTCACAAgccaccgatccagggaacatgacatgctactgttAGGTAAGATCAGATAATTATTCATTATaatatatactttttttgaacaaaAACAAGAATCATCACTCAACCATGTCTGGTTCACATactaccgatccagggaacatagcatgctaatccatagtggttaGGTGATTGCTCTCAATGGGAACACACTTAGCACAAGTTCAGCATCTAAACATGGTGATCTAGGTGTATCATAGTAAATGCAGAAAATGATGAAGTTTTCTAGTGaactagggatttgagcactcaaaactaatagTTCTCACTAATTTTAGCAAAGCAATCATTGTATAGATCACTAGTTTATAAGGCATTCAGAAATCAGTTCACATATTCACATCAAGCACCATATGTCAAAGGTAAAATTCAATGGGACAACATTTAAGAAATGGCTCAAGCAACCCAAATATCAAATGATTTCAGCATGTATCAATGGATGATATATTAAGATTGGGGTCATGAAGCAGCTCACCGGGCTTTGATGTGGCACTCGCTCGACACCCTCTAAACTGCAGCTCTTCTCTTTTTGCTTCTCTATCCTCATGCCTGCTCCATCTTCACTCTTCTTCACGTGTGCCCATTGCTTCTCCTCATCACCATGCCGTGAATCCACCAGGATCCCATGGGATGTCATCTCGAACTTGGTCAGCTCGCAATGAATGGTATACAAGCGTAAACCTGAAAGAAAACTCAACAAACAAGCCAATACAAGTGTAGGGACAATGCCCTCTAAGTCATCAATAGAGTATCCTATCACATAAGCATATCTATTGAGCATATGATAAATAGATATCATCAACAAATTGCATGGTGCATAGGCAGTATCCATGATATGGCATGTCTTTTTGAGAAAGTAGCGATCATACCTGAGATAGTTAGGAAGAAGCTTCAGGACTACCTCAATTGAAGATACCAAGTGAGGTGTGGTAGTAGAAATTTCCACCGGACTCGTGGCAACAAGTGAAATAGTGGAGCTTGGCTCCTTGACATCTGAATCCACCTCACCATAATCAACCATGAAGCTCTCCATCTCAGGCTCAAGTGTTGAGGAATCAATGCGGCTAACATCATCGAAGGCGAACTTTTCCATATCTAGCTCTAGCAGCACATGATCAATATCAACTAAAGGTGTCTCCTCAATATCAAAAGTAACTAACTGTAGCTCTGGTTCATCCACCGAAGAATCATCACAATGCAAAACTGAATCTAGAATGCTAGTATCCATATGATCTGAAGTGTGTGTGTCAACTAGGATGGtgtcatcatcatcaaagataatccATGAAAGCTCAATCTTGTCACACGGAGAAACTGGTTCTGGCTTTTGTGTAAGAGATTCTTGCTTAGATGAAGTGATTTGTTGCAAGCAAACCAATGAATCAGACGTGGGCTTCTTATTCTACCACTGAAGTTGGTGGAAAGCTATGCTCTCAATCAGCAGAAAAGCATCATCAAGTGTCTTGTTTGTAATAGCTCCACCCGCTGCCATATCAATGTAATCGCGAGTGTCCGAAGTCAATCCTCTATAGAATATCTGCAGCTCTAACCATCTCTCGATCCCATGATTAGGACATCTCCTGAACAAGGCATTGTACCTCTCCCAAGCATCATACAAACTCTCACCTTCACGCTGAACAAAGTTGAAGATATCATCTCGAATCACGGACTGCTTGTGTAGTGAGAAATATTTATCCAAGAATGCTTGTGATATCTCAATCCAACTGTATGACCTTGATGGCAAGGATCGGTACCAAGCACGAGCATCATCACAGAGAGAGAATGTAAACAACCTGCACATGATTGCATCTTGAGGAACTCTGTGGTACTTGACTGTATCTGAATACTCCATGACTCGGTGTAAGTGCTCATAGGGATCCTCAGTAGGCCGTCCTCCAAACTAACATTGTTGAACCAAAGCAATAAGACTAGGTTTCAGCTTGAAGTTCTCTGCCTCAATAGTTGGCCAAACTGGTCCTGTGATATAGCATTGACTTTTGGGCATCCAAAGATCACGAAGCAATGCCATCTTAACCGAGTGTAACTATAGAACAACCTGCAAAGATTTATGATTTCCTACACACGCTCATAAACAGCAAACACTAGTCAGAAGATTAGTATCATCATAAGCCGAAGCAACACCAAGGAAAAAAAGAAACACTGAAAAAGAAATACAGAGTGAATTAAACGATGAAATAAACTAAACCTAGTCTATAGCCTAACACAATCGCTCGAcgctagtccccggcaacggcgccaaaatgatcAATTGTAAGTACAGTGGGGTTTTACGCCCAAAGTGCAagtgtcgtgttctccacagggactaggcgatTAGCGGCTAGGTGCGACTAAAGCTAGGTAAGACAATTCAAGTGATGATGCAGGGAAATAAACCTATACTATCTTAGATTATCGCCAAAGAAAATGCCGATAAGAAAAAGTAAATTCAGATTTTACTAAGTTACTTTTTGGTATTTTCGTAATGCTTGAGAAGTTAAAATACTAATATGAGCATACATCAATGACAAGAGAAGATAAAGGACATGAACATAACATGACAAGGACACGCATATAACTATCAAACATGAACAGAGGGATGAAGCAAGCTTGTAGGACAGAATATATGCATCACATCACAAACAACACagacatatatgtatatatcacAGGACACCACATACATATGAAGATTGCTATTTcactaaacagagtatgacaggtcaAATACTTCTCAAAGTGATAAGGTATCAACTAGTTAGGACATACTAATCAAGCATTTATATTGAACTTTGAAACTGAACCAAACAGTAGGATATTACACTTATCAAAACTGAACATTACATAGTACTGATTATTACACTTCTGAAGGTTACagaaatttgagagagagagagagcagcaaggTTGGGAAAGGAGCAGTAGTAGGGGGCGTGAGGAGAGAAGCAGCAGCAGTTTTCTGGTTCAGAAAAGTAGACAGCAGCAAGAGGCGTGGGCAAGAAGAGAGCAGCAGAAGCAAGTTGAGGACAGCAGCAGCAAGGCAGAGAAAAGAGAGAGCAGCAACAGAAGGTTCGTGGGAGAGGGAGCAGCAACAGATCACGGGAAAAGGAGTAGCAGGAGGAGTGGAGATCAGCAAGGGGGCGCAGTAGGAGACGAGCAGCAGCAAAGCTGCaaagggattgaaggaggagaagAGAGGTGGAGGAGCagcgaggggaagaagaagggtagCAGCGaggcaggggaagaagaaggaagCAGCAGAAGGCAAGGTCGCGCGGGGCACCAGACCCCTGGTCTGGTAGGGCGCGCGAGCAATGATGGTGAAGGGGTGGCGCTGATGGATGGTGCAGCGGCGCGAGGTAGTGATGGAGTGGATGGGTGGTAGTGTATGGAGGTGCTGGTGGACGGAGGGCGCGGTGGCGCgccgccacgccggcctggccACGGCGACGGCCAGAGGTGGAGAAGAAGGTtgggggagagggagatggagatgcCAGGCTCGATTTGGGAATGGATGCATCTAGGGATTTTGATCCCCATCTGATCTGCCACTTTTATGATTTGGCCCTCCTCTTCTATTTCATTTCTTCCCAAGAAGATCCCCTTCTTCTTTTAGTTTGCTCCCCTGGACACTTCTTTTCTTCTCACTGAAGTCCTTGACGTATTTCTTTCATGCCCTTCTCTCTTCTGGTTAGCCATATATTCGGAATCTTGACgattatagtgcctttgcgcacttttctgcaaaagaaacaagtGACAAGTAAATGAACCCTTTATATGATTCTCATTAAAATATGCGGTAATTCATAGCAAGAATTGATTGTGAGATCACAACAGATGCTATATTTGGGTGTCaaattatatatatatgaaatgtgcttatcaaatactaaaactatatagtatgaaaatatgttTCATGGTGCACCTGATAATATTGAtgtcatattgtgaatgtttatattttttcaatataaagttagtcaaactctacaaagcttgactttgaccaaaccctatatgcggactaaaaagaaatggagggagtacagtaccaagttgttacctagccccaagtgtggtggttttgggtacggtaccgcccttttccttttcaagtagtgaagcataacacttgattaagtagccggatggtgtgctaaatgtaggtgtccgactgtttgaaagaataattgaggtgtgcccggtccgtgcccgcatttaggggtccaacttaccatgttccggcagtagtaactagagtatactagtccctgcgtactccctctgtttttatttactccgcattttagttTTGCTCAAAGCccaactttgtaaactttgacaaatttCATAGATAGAAATagtaacatatacaataacaaatcaataccattagattcattattgaatatactttcacatcatatatatttgctattgtaaatgttcatatttctactcttactagcaagatgcatgtgcgttgcatgtaacatcaagatgcatttgtatgactagttatgtgctattgtaaatgttcatatttctactcttactagccaggattaacgagggaaggccttatttgcaattgtggagaggtgtgtgggtacatttttgcaaaattgccatagtttccttcctatccgtcagatataaatcaaacggcctatattgtaggatggccgacacaccatcatcaccaactctgttttttataagagtccgtctgatttatatctgacggataggacggaaactatggcaattttgcaaaaagatacccacacccctctccacatttgcaaataaggccttccttcattcatccttttctcccacaagataaactactcatacaaatgcatcttgatgttccgtgcaacacacaggcatcttgctagtgtacataaaaagcagagttggtgatgatggtgtgcctgccatcctgcaatataggccatccgatctatatctaatggataggaaggaaactatgacaatttacccgcactcctatctacatttgcagataaggccttcccttgttcatccttttctcccacaagatcttgatgttccatgcaatgcacgggcatcttgctagttttctataaactaggtcaaattttatgaagtttgacttcagttaaacctaatatgcagagtaaataaaaacaaagggagtattttactccgtgaccaagacggaagggaaaacaagacaacttattgtttatttcagccattcaagtataatcatgcggcgttgcttatttctcattcctctccaaccctcttctccatcgatcatgccgccctccggtcgagtccatcctcccgcatgtgTCATTTGAACATTTCGCCGAGTATCAtttgcatgtgggcctagaccatgcttgtattccactgttgtaatttgtccgacatgcatacaaacaaatggttcgtttaaagtttcactttgcctccactacgtgtcgcttccctcTTAgatttgacatcccattcggttcatgcccagACACATCTTGATGAGATTGATTGATGTtaagagatcaattgcgtgtcgtgcaaggagataaagttttggtctgtttctatgatagaaatgacccgtggGGGAGGGGGGTTGTGGGGGTcaaagggagtatattgtacgttcataagcgaaacgaatgtattgtacccaccctagtcctctttcattcgatctccggaccccgagatgaaatcgagaaaaaatgagtgggtgcatgtgtgatacctaaggtagattcaaaattttgaaccagtgaCCATAGCATCGGCAAATCATATATAAAgtgtattcaatgttcgtttcgcttttgaacgtacaatatactccctcctatcttttctagtttacatataagttttatgtgtagtcaaagtatctctactttgatcaaacttacagaaaaaagtatcaacattcaacaacgcccaatcaatattgttagattcatacatactcctagatttgtattcaaacagagatggtttccaatttgttttcaaccacgtgaatgtgcttgttctcgcgcatgctcttcctactagtaTTTTTCCACGTATAGTCAGTCCAAtaataacttttttaagctccctttccaatagtactagtggagtactgacaacatgtgtagtagagtatgcagtgctcatagtactccctccttccatttatatagggcctaagagcaagtctaataaggccttgtcagcaggctataagacttgtcatgtcattaaaatcctacttggaggagtgagaagagaggagagagagtgaagcgggctcttatATTCTACAGCCCGGCTAaacacatagatcaagaaaaaatagtatgcatgcaactctcttccaatcatataccttgctcatgcaaatattaaatgcttagagccaacctaatagccattctaagagccaacttacatggcacttttgcctatgtgaaggagagagatgtgaaaaagtaaggggagtgagctctcatgcaagagcctagctatatacgcattcctaggtaaatacaataaatatgaagaaagagatggagaggagatgggaaaaagtactaatacaatagccaaccttatatattatttttttgcgggaaatagccaaccttatagcccacactattgtatgagtgcatatagatgatggctatagatgacatggcagctccttatagccatcggctggctgtattattaaccatgatctaatgcatttttcaaaaccgcctttgactattgacaagattaatggtacatgagatgtataatgtgaaaattatatcattagaagcTCCTTTTAAatatgaatttgaccgtatgctttgtgtaagttgcatgtcatatattattactctaacatttggtcaaagttagcctcgaaaaatgcattaggccctgtagatggaaggagggagtagtagtggaagtggatcctctgacgtagatatccctgccttaccctccctttgggtcacttactggcggaccccatgcctgctaggccccgcatgtcagttactcaatgggttcagccacatcaggggatcctcatccgtagtatactccctctgtttttatttacttcgcataaaacagagggagtggtagtataaatgacgcgggtgggggagggggagggacgtcggtttgctctcaactgcggtcccacaagcaagcgaaaaTGCAAGACAAAGCGCATTCCATTTGGTgaacgacgtggagggtccagcgtaccagggtgcaacgcgaacgcTACAAGAGCGATGTACAATCAAAACCAATTGACCTATCAtcatcggaaccactattcacaccagaacttTCGCTGcttggcctacgccagccactgccccaaaaccacacctcctctccagcccattcccccaccttttgatcccctagcccgcatcaaccGTCCCCTAATtcgtcggaaagccatggtgcgccgcaagatcacgtactataagatgttgacgccggagcgccgcacagaaatcgcagcggcggtcggcaccacagacctccgttcccaagctctctttgcggcgggccaatccccgcgTTCTcaggagccaagctacaaggaggaggaagttgatccaatgttcatggcggaggtcacgacgcagaaggcccccgatgggtatgagacgatggacgtcgacttcgtgccggtgtccgggtcccccatggtgcaggtggaccaacggttcaacctggcgatactaaaggaagaccgggaggtagaggctcaactcgatgcggagcgcgctcatgccgctgccatcgaggctctcctgcaggtggaaccggatgtcgtggatgtgaacagggcgccggaggctcaactcgacacggagcgcgcggatgccgctgccatcgaggccctcctgcaggcggaaccggacgtcctggacttgaaccgggtggcggaggctcaacttgacgcggagcacgcggatgccgctaccatcgaggccctcctgcaagcaaaaccggacgtcctggacttgaaccgggcagcggaggctcaactcgacgcgaagCGTGCGGATGTCGCTGCCTTCGAGGCCCTCCTGCATGCAGAACCgggcgtcctcgacttgaaccgggcggtgctctcgtccgtgcagagagCCCCCACGCTCTGCGTGAACGAGTagatggaggccgaggacaaccacgacgcggagacacacgtcggcagctacggctggttcgcgccggcagccaaagacgatgaggtcgtctcgttccgcgagcagtgatagtttttctttatgttgttgtttttagggatcttttgctgtgtaaaaacatatattgttatgcaagtcgcctgactttcatcatttgggccagtctaccatttcaagcggttggatgaatatcctacgtctcgtaacccttcttcctcacctcttcttcttccccaacagaccaccgcacgggccgtacggatccacACCAACATGCTGTTGGATAAACAtaatgtatgaacgaaaattatctgtcagcggtagcacgtgtcagtgagggcgcattcccttggttgggtttgtggcGTGCAGGAGTGACTGTGTGAGGGTGAGGTgcaaccgcggcgtgcaggagtgaccgtgtgagggtgcggtgcgaccgcgacagccgtgtgcaagtgtacctccttttcattttgaaaactttaggcaagcttggcaaaaatgtgtggcgaagtatggcaatgcatggcctagacccaaacaggataagtacgtacgtactaggagtactagtgttaaaaaagaaaggtggggttttccttcgcaggattaattgatacaaatcctcgtttgacgtgtcaattaatgcgtattttttctacaaagcccaaagagctaaccatctcgatcatcatcgcttgattaatgcagcgccatgcaaacaaaccttctcacttccgcatgcatgcaagggtatattaatgtccttcgttgctagtacgaggcaaaccccatcaattttacctcgattagtgttagtggtattttgcaaattgtaattctgatatactggccttgtgtaaaaaaatggaggtagtaactatttgacttccttccccattgcggtgacatcgacgatatctcgaacgttgtggtttggcgaagtgcgttcgatggggaacaccattgagggagaccacggtaagtcgttcacaagtgccgcctacaagccgagacaaccgccttatttgcatccaggaagtctgttgaaccaaaggacgcgtaaatatactggtactactagtacacaatagcgtcgtccgtccagctgtGCAGTGAGGTGGTTTCTctaagaagacgatggagaagtggagtcagtgaagagtgaaatgatggttgcttcatccgtgctttgtgatttgacgcctcactgctttgtgatttgtgatagaagggacagggaagtagactctgtgctctatactgtacatgtgtccaagcaagggagaaagaggagagaagttgcatttttctattccttcaatcaatcaatcaatcaatcaatcagggagcttcgattccatctttttggctttggcagcaccgtccataatggttcccatcgatgacaaaatctattttcacatttggctacacattgtggatgcccttaaccgtaccacttggttttgcccCTGTGTGCTATCCATTTCTGCCCCTAACTGGATGccactactcaaatttgcccctaatttcaatgtgtgctcaaatttacccctctgccgttagttgcccttatagaaatgcccttctgcgccgttaccgtttggtcaaacagctttgaccatcatgaaaaaatagcaaaaaaattcaaaaaaatctgaaattttgtgcgATCGAAGGTACTCAGgttcgcaaggtgcgtgcaaattttcatgTTGTTTGGACATTTTAGGAGCTCATGGCGAAGGAAAAATAGTAAATATGTATGCGTGTGAaccgtaaattcaaaaaaatagcaaaaaattcaaaaaaatatgaattctTTTGGCATCCAAGATGCTTAGGTGTGGAAGGTGTGTGCAAaatttgttgtgtttggacattgtaggagctcgtggagaaaaaaacaaaatttttcTCAGAAAAAACTTGTAAAAAATACACTATTTTGGTTTTTTTGCgagagctcctcgcatgtcatttgataaCAAAATTTTGCACATGCCTTGTGCACCCGAGCATCTtggatgccaaaaaatttcatatgtttttgaattttcttgctattttttgaatttactattcaaagATGTACAAATTTAttgttttcctttgccacgagctcctggTATGTCTAAATAGcacaaaaatttgcacgcaccttgcatAGATGAGTAGCTtcaatcccacaaaatttcagatttttttgatttttttactatttttcgagatggtcaaagttgtttgaccagacggtaacggcgcagaagggcatttctataagggcaactaatggcagaggggcaaatttgagcacacattgaaattaggggcaaatttgagtagtgggttccagttaggggcagaaatggaattgtcccattatattgatctaaaaaattatagaatcaagattagtaaaaaggaggtgattttgctacgcggatggcgggggagatttcttatttttagagaacattggcctggcggtttgctaacatgtggtcccacgtgtcagtgctttaccaagccgatctgcgtcccacatgaggcagaacaacgacagaagcaacacgtggttaacttgaagaagatgagggagaagcggattcagcaacgagtgaaatgatggttgcttcgtccctccaacttcttttttactagcattattattacttcgtccctccaacttaactgcggggaAGGTGCAGCTttatgatttgacgcctcattgctcattactatgccggcgccaAGACTGGGCTGCTGCTCTGCAcagtatttcggtatggcacgtggacccggtagcttgatgtaccacatgttggcgaaagggactagaacatgtatgaaagcgagcgctccactcttacgacagaggagtacacgacacggcggcctagtgaactgtcacttgtactgtatagtactatagttttgttgtctcgcacgatccatcaatacaaacccgattaaacaagaaagggcaggatttttcccgtgcggtagatgatactggccatacatttcagaggcaattttaatgtatgcaaattaaataattaagtaacaatatgatatctagtaaaactaaaaacacatatgatttattgtgttagagtgtagtagtagtgatgtattgcatagttgttagatgtaacatgcgagaacgtgtagagatgtagttttggagggtctacagagagaaagcataatacggtcaccgaacttcagaatacgctcattatggtcgctatatacattttgcggtgattatacgatcactttcTCACCGTTCAGcattggattgcactctgttgaccgaccaaatagtctgtgtggcaccatgttgactagttaaattgaccatgttccttgtgggtcccacctttcagttcgcataggaaaaaggtcagataaacacaaaatTACGCAtgtgcgacaagactccaacccgtgcgcaggaatcacctggttgtgtatgtgtctgtcagggcctgatgtgtgcgcatgcacatgtaggttgagcacttgagcgtgggagtgtgtgttggtcgtgtggtgtgtgcatgcatgcatgcgtgtgtgcatgtgagtgttgtgtgtgtgcgtggctgcgtgtgtatgtgtgagtgttgcgtgcgtgcgtggctgcatgtgttcgtgtgagtgttgtgtgcatacagttcgtgtgcatgcgtgcgtgtgtgtataatcaccacaccaactcttgtgtgttaaaacagatggctcggcataccaatacaaggccaccttgtccagtgtgcccgtggtcatgacttcgaaccaccgtccaatatttttttgtcgtttgttttcattcttactagcaagatgcatgtgcgttgcgcgtaaca is from Triticum aestivum cultivar Chinese Spring chromosome 3A, IWGSC CS RefSeq v2.1, whole genome shotgun sequence and encodes:
- the LOC123060934 gene encoding uncharacterized protein; protein product: MDTSILDSVLHCDDSSVDEPELQLVTFDIEETPLVDIDHVLLELDMEKFAFDDVSRIDSSTLEPEMESFMVDYGEVDSDVKEPSSTISLVATSPVEISTTTPHLVSSIEVVLKLLPNYLRYDRYFLKKTCHIMDTAYAPCNLLMISIYHMLNRYAYVIGYSIDDLEGIVPTLVLACLLSFLSGLRLYTIHCELTKFEMTSHGILVDSRHGDEEKQWAHVKKSEDGAGMRIEKQKEKSCSLEGVERVPHQSPKSAQRHYNHQDSEYMANQKREGHERNMSRTSVRRKEVSRGAN